The genomic DNA GTCGCTCGTGCGATGCTGGATCAAATCGACGCGGTCTTTGATCTCCTGCTCGGAAACCTTGTGGCATGTCTGGCAGGCCTTGTTGATGTTGGTCATCGGGCTGCGAACCCAGTGGCTGCTGACCTTCGTCGCCCCAACTTTTTCGTAAGGCATGTGGCAATCGGCGCAGCTGACGCCGGCACGCGCGTGAATCCCTTGGCTCCACAATTCGAACTCCGGATGTTGTGCCTTGTAGACCTTGGTCCCCGTCTCTTTATGAACGTAGTCATAGAACGGCTCGCCCGTCTCATCCGCGTTCTCGCTCGGGAAGGTCGTGCTGTCCCATTCGGCTTCCAGGTCTTCGACTTTCAGCCCGTTGCTCCACGGGAAGGTCAACGTCATCTTGTTGGCACAGTAGTATTCGACGTGGCACTGGCCGCAGACAAACGAACGCAGTTCCTGCCGCGTCGCGTCGGTGTTCGGATCGTAAGTCCCTTTGGAGCCCGCTTTGCGCCACTTGGCGATGCTGGGCAGATGCGGCACCGGATCGTCACTATTGGCGAGTTTGTCGATTCCGATCAAGAAGCCGGGACGTGTGACGCGGAGTGCCATCGTTTTGGGATCGTGGCAGTCGATGCAGGAGACGGGATGCGCGTTGCCAAGATGCGGATCGCCCGCGGCCGCTTCGACCACGCCGTCGGGAGTCTTCTCCAGTTCCGCGTGCACCTCTTCGTACGTCTGCTGGCTGACCGCTTTAAAGCCGGCCATCACCGCCTCTTGGTTGAACGACTCGGCCAGCTTCGCCGCGGTGACTTCCTGCCCCAGTTGTTCCATGCCGATGCGGCGGTAGGTCGGGATGATCGATGCATGGCAGTGCAAACAGGCTCCCGCTTGCTGGACCTCGGTCACGCGCCGGGTCACCTCTTGGTCGGCCAACATGTGCGCGTGCCCGCGAGCTTCGCGGTACTCGATGCTGAACGCGTACCCCGCGAACAATCGTTTCAGCCACGGATACTCTTCCAGTTTGCTGGGGGGGAGCGCGTGGTTGCCGCCGTAGTCGGTGTATTCGTCGTCGACTGTCTTCAGATAGTCTTCGTATTGCTGCGGGAAATTCAGTCCCCACGGTTTGGGATCGGTGCTGACCTCATCGACCTCCACGACGCGGACAAACGGTGTCCGCGCTTCCTGCTTGCGTTCGAAGATGTTCACCAGAATCGCGACGACACCAAAAGTGGTTGCGGCGACGGTGCCGGTTAGCAATGCCAACCAGCCAAGGCTGCGCGATCGGTTGTCTGAAGTTGTCATGAGAGGCGATCGGTTGGAGGCGAATCGAAGTGGAAGTTTGTGTGGCGAGTAAAGACAACGTGTCGGATCGGACGCCGCGGGATCGAGAGTCAATCGGCTCGGTGCCAGCCGATCGATCTAACGACCGGCATGGCCGACATCGGCGTGGCAATGGACGCACGATAACATGTCGTGCCCGGCGATCGCGGGCAGCAGAGGATGAACAAAATCCTTGTGACACGATATGCAGGTGCTCTGCGTAACGCGTTGGTTTCGCGGCTTGATCTGGATCGGATCTTTGTAGCCTCCCATCGTGAAGGCGAGCGAATGGAAGAAGCCATTGTCCGCTTTGGTGACCCATTTGCCAACGAAGTCGTGGGGCAAGTGACAGTCGTTGCAAACGGCCACATGATGATGGCTGCTCTGTTGCCAGGAATCCATGTGGTCCTGCATCACGTGACAATTGATGCAGGTTTCCGGATTATTGCTCAGATAGCTGGCCCCTTTGCCGTATCCAAACGTAAACGTCCCGACACCCGCCAGCAGACCCAGGCAGACAAAAAACGTCATCGCTACCTTGCCGAAACGCATCGGCCGCTTGGCCTCATCGGGCGGCTGGCCTTCGTCGAGCGGTGCGTCGGTTTGCGAACTATCCGCGGACATCGCGACTTCCTTCCGTCTTGGGGCGCACTTTGCGTTGGAGCCATCGGTTGCATCGCATAGGAGGTGTCCGTCGAAGTGGGAATCGTTGGTACGCGATTGTAGATGAACTCGCCAGCCGACTGCAGCGGCTGATTCGATTCACCGCAGGAAATCTGAAGCATTTCGAATCGAGCGATTCGAATGGATTGTGGACGTTGGGATACGGTTTGGCATTCGGCTGTTCCGAGCGAAAGGGTAGGCAACGCTGTTCAAATCGGCGAAGATCCCGACACTTCAAAACCCAGTCGTGGCGTGACGGATTTCAGTCGGGTTTCCCGCACGACCAAACTTACCGACTCAATGCCGGAGTTCCTCATGCACGAATCGGATGTTCGCAGACACAATCAGAAAGCGTGGGACAAACAGGTCGACCGATGCGATCGTTGGACCACGCCGGTCGATCGAGAGACCATTCAAAGGGCGCGGTGCGGAGATTTCGCAATCGTCCTGACACCGATCAAGCCGGTTCCGGCCGATTGGTTTCCACCTCTTACTGGATTGAAGACCCTGTGCCTCGCTTCCAGCGGTGGGCAACAGGCTCCCGTTCTGGCGGCCGCTGGTGCCGAGGTGACGGTATTCGACAATTCACCCAGCCAGTTGGGACAAGACCGATTGGTGGCCGATCGCGACGGATTGGATATCACGTGCGTCGAAGGCGATATGGTCGACCTGTCGATGTTTTCCGATCAGTCGTTCGACTTGATCTTCCATCCCTGCTCCAACTCCTTCGTGCCGAAGGTGTTGCCGGTTTGGCGCGAGTGCCACCGTGTGCTGCGAAGCGGGGGCGTGTTGCTGGCTGGCTTCACGAATCCGATGCGGTTCCTCTTCGACGATGAACGCAAGGAAAACGGCAATTTGGAAGTCCGGTACCCGCTGCCCTATTCCGACTTGGACCATCTGGATGAGGTTCACATTCAAGAGGCGATCGATGCGGAGAAGCCGCTTGAATTTGGGCACACCTTGGAGGATCAGATCGGCGGACAATTGAGAGCTGGACTGATGCTGACCGGATTCTATGAAGATCGTTTTCCAAAAACAGACAACGATCCCTTGTCCGACTTTCTCGACACGTTCATCGCGACGCGTGCGGTCAAGCGATGATTTTCATGGAACACTCTGTGTACTGCAAACGAACCAATGAAATGAGTGGCCTTTTGGCTTCCTCCAAAACTCTCAGCGAAGTTGTGCGTTTGAAGCACTAAGGATTTCTTCCTGCGAGTGGAAGCGTAATGGAGGGAGAGCGAGCGGATGAGGAGGCTCGTTTTAATTCACGATCGTCCGGAGCAGACCTTCGTGAGGCAGTTCCGCCAAACGGCAGTCGGCTTCAAAGCTTACGACGATTGGCCAGGGTGCCAAGTTGAAAAATCCCGTTGCGGCGTGATGTCGTAGTCCAGCGATTCGGGGATAAAAATGACGTAGGCCATCAAGATCAGCCCCGCGAGCGCCATGGCGACAAACAAGATCGCGATTGCTTTCAAGCGAAACCGTTCTTCCGCGTCGTGCATGGAGATGGCCTCGTTCTCCTCAAGCGATCGGTGAATCCGCTTACGCGCCGCTATCTCATCGGACCGTGATGCTTGCTTGCCAGCGGATGGGAAGACAGGACGTGGCACCGGAGTTCCATGCGTCTTTGTACCGGACGGCGTGTTTGCGACTAGTGAGGTAAGCATTGGTCTACACTCTCGTTGGATAGAATCCCAGCGAGGTAAAAATCGCTGGTTTCATCCGTTCATCGCGAGCGAGTTTACCGCGGTTCCGAAATGGTGCTGGATAAGGAATCGAGAGTGCAAATCGCGAGCCAGATACGAAAGCCCTGCATTGAAATGAGGAATCTCGCGGCGAGGCGTCGACTTGTGTTGACACACGCGACCCGAACTGTCAACGCCAGTTGACACTGTCGTTGACTCCGCGAACATCGCCAATCTCCGCAAACCGATCGGTGGGAAGTTGGAGAAGCAATAGAACGATGCCACAACGCTGTGGGCAAACGCTCTGTGAACATCGAAATATTTGAAGCTCGTTTTATAGCGCAGCGCAACCGAGTTCGCAGAGTCGATCTGCGGCCCCGTTTGAAAGCCGGGTCCATCGTCTTTGTTGTTCATGCCGAAATGCTTTACTCAACGGCCGAAAACGAGTTCCAGCGGAGAGAGGTATCGAATCGGAGATGCCGAGCGCATCGCCGAACTCGATGCAGCAACTGTCGCGACTTCGTTGCTGATGGCGGCGACTCTTGCCCTCGTTACATGTGGACTCACGAATGGAGCATCCTAGCAATCAACAAGGCCGCTGCCGCAGATTGAAGTACCTGCTTCGATTGAATCAGGCGGACGTAAGTTCAAAATCGAACTGATTGTCGCCTGGCTGGACGTCCGCGGAAAGCTCGGATTCAGCATTGTATTTGGCAGGAAGCACTTCAGGCTTGGCACTTCCTGGAATCGCATCGTCGCCCGGTTTGGCGGTCACAATCATGACTTGATTCGTACCGACCGGAGCTCCTTCAATGTCGTTCAGCAGGTAGATCGTGTAGTTTCCTGCCGCATCGGTTGCTCCCGAAGCAACGCGCCCCGCATCCTTCGACTGAAACGAAACCACCGCATCGGCCAATGGTTGTCCATCGAGCGTAACGGTTCCGGTCACCTGGCCAAGCTTCGGCAAATCACGGGCACTTGAGCCGCCACAACCGATCGCTGCAAGGGATAAAGCGACAATCAATACTGCAGTTTGAATCTGAAAATTTCGACGAACAACGGG from Rosistilla carotiformis includes the following:
- a CDS encoding carboxypeptidase-like regulatory domain-containing protein, translated to MTGTVTLDGQPLADAVVSFQSKDAGRVASGATDAAGNYTIYLLNDIEGAPVGTNQVMIVTAKPGDDAIPGSAKPEVLPAKYNAESELSADVQPGDNQFDFELTSA
- the nrfH gene encoding cytochrome c nitrite reductase small subunit encodes the protein MRFGKVAMTFFVCLGLLAGVGTFTFGYGKGASYLSNNPETCINCHVMQDHMDSWQQSSHHHVAVCNDCHLPHDFVGKWVTKADNGFFHSLAFTMGGYKDPIQIKPRNQRVTQSTCISCHKDFVHPLLPAIAGHDMLSCVHCHADVGHAGR
- a CDS encoding ammonia-forming cytochrome c nitrite reductase subunit c552: MTTSDNRSRSLGWLALLTGTVAATTFGVVAILVNIFERKQEARTPFVRVVEVDEVSTDPKPWGLNFPQQYEDYLKTVDDEYTDYGGNHALPPSKLEEYPWLKRLFAGYAFSIEYREARGHAHMLADQEVTRRVTEVQQAGACLHCHASIIPTYRRIGMEQLGQEVTAAKLAESFNQEAVMAGFKAVSQQTYEEVHAELEKTPDGVVEAAAGDPHLGNAHPVSCIDCHDPKTMALRVTRPGFLIGIDKLANSDDPVPHLPSIAKWRKAGSKGTYDPNTDATRQELRSFVCGQCHVEYYCANKMTLTFPWSNGLKVEDLEAEWDSTTFPSENADETGEPFYDYVHKETGTKVYKAQHPEFELWSQGIHARAGVSCADCHMPYEKVGATKVSSHWVRSPMTNINKACQTCHKVSEQEIKDRVDLIQHRTSDLIDRAAAAVTEMFDAIIAAREAGASDEQLKPIRDLQRKAMWRLDFIASENSKGFHASQESARILAESIDYSRQAIAGCYQLESEPAAEPAKGDAS
- a CDS encoding class I SAM-dependent methyltransferase, giving the protein MHESDVRRHNQKAWDKQVDRCDRWTTPVDRETIQRARCGDFAIVLTPIKPVPADWFPPLTGLKTLCLASSGGQQAPVLAAAGAEVTVFDNSPSQLGQDRLVADRDGLDITCVEGDMVDLSMFSDQSFDLIFHPCSNSFVPKVLPVWRECHRVLRSGGVLLAGFTNPMRFLFDDERKENGNLEVRYPLPYSDLDHLDEVHIQEAIDAEKPLEFGHTLEDQIGGQLRAGLMLTGFYEDRFPKTDNDPLSDFLDTFIATRAVKR